In Kogia breviceps isolate mKogBre1 chromosome 7, mKogBre1 haplotype 1, whole genome shotgun sequence, a single window of DNA contains:
- the OTUB1 gene encoding ubiquitin thioesterase OTUB1 translates to MAAEEPQQQKQEPLGSDSEGVNCLAYDEAIMAQQDRIQQEIAVQNPLVSERLELSVLYKEYAEDDNIYQQKIKDLHKKYSYIRKTRPDGNCFYRAFGFSHLEALLDDSKELQRFKAVSAKSKEDLVSQGFTEFTIEDFHNTFMDLIEQVEKQTSVADLLASFNDQSTSDYLVVYLRLLTSGYLQRESKFFEHFIEGGRTVKEFCQQEVEPMCKESDHIHIIALAQALSVSIQVEYMDRGEGGTTNPHIFPEGSEPKVYLLYRPGHYDILYK, encoded by the exons ATGGCGGCGGAGGAACCTCAGCAGCAGAAGCAGGAGCCGCTTGGCAGCGACTCCGAAG gTGTTAACTGTCTTGCCTACGATGAAGCCATCATGGCTCAGCAGGACCGAATTCAGCAAGAG ATTGCTGTGCAGAACCCTCTGGTCTCAGAGCGGCTGGAGCTCTCTGTCCTATACAAAGAGTATGCTGAGGATGACAACATCTATCAACAGAAGATCAAG GACCTCCACAAAAAGTACTCATACATCCGCAAGACCAGGCCTGATGGAAACTGCTTCTATCGAGCTTTTGGATTCTCCCACTTGGAGGCGTTGCTGGATGACAGCAAGGAATTGCAGCG GTTCAAGGCTGTGTCCGCCAAGAGCAAAGAGGACCTGGTGTCCCAGGGCTTCACTGAGTTCACAATTGAGGATTTCCATAACACG TTCATGGACCTGATCGAGCAGGTGGAGAAGCAGACCTCAGTGGCCGACCTGCTGGCCTCCTTCAACGACCAGAGCACCTCGGACTACCTGGTGGTCTACCTGCGGCTGCTCACCTCGGGCTACCTGCAGCGCGAGAGCAAGTTCTTTGAGCACTTCATCGAGGGTGGCCGGACCGTCAAGGAGTTCTGCCAGCAG GAGGTGGAGCCCATGTGCAAGGAGAGCGACCACATCCACATCATTGCGCTGGCCCAGGCGCTCAGCGTCTCCATCCAGGTGGAGTACATGGACCGCGGCGAGGGCGGCACCACCAACCCCCACATCTTCCCCGAGGGCTCCGAGCCCAAGGTCTACCTTCTCTACCGGCCTGGACACTACGATATCCTCTACAAATAG